A genomic stretch from Brucella sp. BE17 includes:
- a CDS encoding UbiX family flavin prenyltransferase, producing the protein MKRIVVGVSGASGSIIALKLLQALRTIESVETHLVISAAGEQTLGYELGPDGLTQLTSLADRTHDVTEVGAIVASGSVPTAGMIVVPCSMRTLASIAHGFGDSLLTRAADVHLKERRKLVLVARETPLHLVHLRNMCTVTEMGAIIMPPVPAFYLNPMTVDQVATQIALRAIDLLDFNIALSKSWDPEVCAR; encoded by the coding sequence TAAACTCCTGCAAGCCCTTCGCACGATCGAGAGTGTGGAAACCCATCTCGTTATCTCGGCTGCGGGTGAGCAGACCCTGGGCTACGAGCTTGGCCCGGATGGGTTAACACAACTGACCAGTCTTGCAGACCGGACGCATGATGTAACCGAGGTGGGTGCGATTGTCGCAAGCGGCTCGGTCCCGACGGCGGGGATGATTGTGGTGCCTTGTTCTATGCGCACGCTGGCCTCCATCGCACATGGCTTTGGTGACAGCTTGCTTACACGCGCTGCGGATGTGCATCTGAAAGAGCGGCGCAAACTGGTCCTCGTCGCCCGCGAAACGCCGCTGCATCTGGTGCATCTGCGTAACATGTGCACGGTCACGGAAATGGGCGCGATAATCATGCCGCCCGTGCCCGCGTTTTATCTGAACCCTATGACGGTCGATCAAGTGGCGACCCAGATCGCCTTGCGGGCGATAGATCTGCTCGACTTTAATATTGCTCTGTCCAAAAGCTGGGATCCAGAGGTGTGTGCTCGATAA
- a CDS encoding DUF2478 domain-containing protein has product MTETPILAAILAVKDLPVDRLMADIALRAGQAGLRVTGFLQHRATDADECCSDIEIRHITSGVIRVISQPLGSGSQGCRLDPQALASVAGDLLAELDKGIDLLIINRFGKDETEGQGLRAIIEAAYGRGIPVLTVVRDTYVDGWRDFAGDCGTLLEPQSANVVQWFEAVASARSLRLSA; this is encoded by the coding sequence ATGACCGAAACACCCATCCTCGCCGCCATATTGGCTGTGAAAGACCTGCCCGTAGACAGGCTCATGGCCGATATTGCTTTGCGTGCCGGGCAGGCAGGATTGCGTGTGACGGGCTTTTTGCAACACCGTGCAACTGACGCAGACGAATGTTGCAGCGATATTGAAATCAGACATATCACGAGTGGCGTCATTCGGGTCATTTCACAACCACTCGGTTCAGGCTCGCAGGGCTGTCGGCTTGATCCGCAAGCGCTTGCCAGTGTCGCCGGTGATCTTCTGGCAGAGCTTGATAAAGGTATTGACCTTCTGATCATCAATCGCTTTGGCAAGGACGAAACTGAAGGTCAGGGCCTGCGCGCCATCATCGAAGCGGCCTATGGGCGAGGAATCCCGGTTCTGACCGTCGTGCGCGATACATATGTCGACGGCTGGCGAGATTTCGCAGGCGATTGCGGCACATTACTGGAGCCTCAAAGCGCCAACGTGGTGCAATGGTTCGAAGCTGTCGCGAGCGCACGATCTTTGCGTCTTTCTGCCTGA